A stretch of DNA from Candidatus Angelobacter sp.:
CGTCAACCCGTAAACCAAGCCAGTCAACTCCGCGTCCGTTTTGGGCTTCGTCGCCAAACTCACAACAACCGTCACGACCACGCAAACGAGAAAAGACCACAGCGCCTGAAACATATCCTGTGCCAGCGCTTTAGCATGCGGCGAGAGCGCCACATAACGCAGAGCCGATGGATCTGCTTTCACCCAAGCCCACATGCTGACGGAAGATACCGTGCCGCAGAGCAATCCCCAGAAGCCGCCCGGCCCCGTCGCTCGCTTCCAAAGCATGCCGAGAATAACGGTGCCGAACAGTGGCGCGATGAAAAAACTGAACAGCGCCTGCACATAGTCCATAATGCTCGCGAACTGCATCACCAAATACGCCGTGCCCACGCTAATCAGCACGCCGATCACCGTCGTCCACCGGCCCATATTCACGTAGTGGTGGTCCGTGCCCTTGCTGTTGATTAGCGGCCGGTAGATGTCATACGTCCAGACGGTAGTGAACGCACTCACATTCCCCGCCATCCCAGACATGAAACCCGCGATCAACGCGGTAATCCCTAGACCCAGCAACCCAGGGCCGCAATAGCGGGCGAGCATCAGCGGAAGAACGTCGTTGTAGCTGTGCGCTCCGGTCACGGCAGCCACCGATTCGGGTACGAGTTTCATCGGAAGCACGGCCAATCCCAGTAGTCCCGGCAAAATGACGATGAGCGGAACAAACATCTTGAACCCCGCTCCGATGATGGGGGCCATCTCCGCGCTGCGTATGTCCTTGGCGGCGAGGATGCGTTGCACAACAAGAAAATCCGTCGTCCAGTAACCCATCGAGATGACCGCAGCCAACCCGAACACAATGCCGATCCAGTTGATACCCATGGGGTTGTCCGTGAAGGAACCTAAGCCCGACCACAGATGAACGTACTGATCCGACGCCCGCTGGGCAATTTGCACTTTCAGGTTGCTCCAGCCGCCGGCCTCGTAGAGCCCGAGAATTGGAATCAGCAGAGCGCCCGCCCAGATCAGGAAGAACTGCAACACTTCATTAAAAATCGCCGACCTCAACCCGCCGAGCGCAACATAAATAGCCACGGTGATCGACGACACCCAAATGCTGAAATTGATGTCCCAGCCCAGTACAATCTGCATCACCTTCGCCATCGCGAACATGTTGACGCCGCTCATCAGCACGGTCATGAAGGCAAACGAAACCGC
This window harbors:
- a CDS encoding sodium:solute symporter family protein, which gives rise to MTIPSAFIVPARLVHLSAVDVVIIVFYFALVLAIGFYLRGRANTGEDFFMAGREMTAWVAGLSFLSANLGALELMGWAGSAYQYGILATHWYWIGAIPAMLFLALVMMPFYYISKTHSVPGYLKLRFGEPARAVSAVSFAFMTVLMSGVNMFAMAKVMQIVLGWDINFSIWVSSITVAIYVALGGLRSAIFNEVLQFFLIWAGALLIPILGLYEAGGWSNLKVQIAQRASDQYVHLWSGLGSFTDNPMGINWIGIVFGLAAVISMGYWTTDFLVVQRILAAKDIRSAEMAPIIGAGFKMFVPLIVILPGLLGLAVLPMKLVPESVAAVTGAHSYNDVLPLMLARYCGPGLLGLGITALIAGFMSGMAGNVSAFTTVWTYDIYRPLINSKGTDHHYVNMGRWTTVIGVLISVGTAYLVMQFASIMDYVQALFSFFIAPLFGTVILGMLWKRATGPGGFWGLLCGTVSSVSMWAWVKADPSALRYVALSPHAKALAQDMFQALWSFLVCVVVTVVVSLATKPKTDAELTGLVYGLTPVPSVGSIPVYQKPIFWAGVVGVVFFVLNIYFW